The following proteins are encoded in a genomic region of Athene noctua chromosome 9, bAthNoc1.hap1.1, whole genome shotgun sequence:
- the CEBPA gene encoding CCAAT/enhancer-binding protein alpha — MEQANFYEVDSRPPMSSGQHHQLQTPLPGSAYSYREAPSAAAPAAGGAELGDICENENSIDISAYIDPAAFNDEFLADLFQHSKQQEKAKAILAGDFDFHSMHGAGAAASAPGHQQQHHQQPLFGCVAGYMDGKLDPLYERIAAPGLRPLVIKQEPREEEEVKSAALSALYPHHAPQQHPSHLQYQIAHCAQTTMHLQPGHPTPPPTPVPSPHHPHHPHPPGGLPAAGALKMMPADHRSKSKKTVDKNSNEYRVRRERNNIAVRKSRDKAKQRNVETQQKVLELTTDNERLRKRVEQLTRELETLRGIFRQLPESSLVKAMGSCA, encoded by the coding sequence ATGGAGCAAGCCAACTTCTACGAGGTCGATTCCCGGCCCCCGATGAGCAGCGGCCAGCACCACCAGCTCCAGACTCCCCTGCCCGGCAGCGCCTACAGCTACAGAGAGGCTCCctcggcggcggcacctgctgcGGGCGGCGCGGAGCTCGGCGACATCTGCGAGAACGAGAACTCCATCGACATCAGCGCCTACATCGACCCCGCCGCCTTCAACGACGAGTTCCTGGCCGACCTTTTCCAGCACAGcaagcagcaggagaaagccaAGGCCATCCTGGCCGGGGATTTCGACTTCCACAGCATGCAtggggccggcgccgccgcctcggcgccggggcaccagcagcagcaccaccagcagccgCTCTTCGGCTGCGTGGCCGGCTACATGGACGGCAAGCTCGACCCGCTCTACGAGCGCATCGCCGCGCCCGGCTTGCGGCCGCTGGTGATTAAGCAGGAGCCccgcgaggaggaggaggtcaaGTCGGCGGCCCTGTCGGCCCTCTACCCCCACCACGCTCCGCAGCAGCACCCTTCCCACCTGCAGTACCAGATCGCCCACTGCGCCCAGACCACCATGCACCTCCAGCCCGGGCACCCCACGCCGCCCCCCACGCCCGTGCCCAGCCCGCACCACCCGCACCACCCGCACCCCCCCGGcggcctgcccgccgccggcgccCTCAAGATGATGCCCGCGGACCACCGGAGCAAATCGAAAAAGACAGTGGACAAGAACAGCAACGAGTACCGGGTGCGCCGGGAGCGCAACAACATCGCGGTGCGCAAGAGCCGGGACAAGGCCAAGCAGCGCAACGTGGAGACGCAGCAGAAGGTGCTGGAGCTCACCACCGACAACGAGCGGCTGCGCAAGCGGGTGGAGCAGCTCACCCGGGAGCTGGAGACTCTGCGGGGCATCTTCAGACAGCTGCCCGAGAGCTCGCTGGTGAAGGCCATGGGCAGCTGCGCCTAG